Proteins encoded by one window of Castor canadensis chromosome 2, mCasCan1.hap1v2, whole genome shotgun sequence:
- the LOC109678136 gene encoding olfactory receptor 4F3/4F16/4F29-like, whose amino-acid sequence MDGGNHSVVSEFLLLGLTSSWEIQVLLFLFFTIFYVASMLGNLLIVLTIISDHHVHSPMYFLLANLSFIDTGVSSIATPKMIYDLFRKRKVISLNGCITQMFFIHAVGGTGMVLLIVMAYDRDTAICKHLYYLTVMSLRMCISLLALAWTIGLIHSVAQLAFVVNLSFCGPNQMDSFYCDCPRFIKLACIDTYRLEFLVTANSGLISMGTFFLLIVSYVFILVTVRKHSSGVSSKALSILSAHITVVVFFLVSALLSMWPFPTLPIDQFLAIFDAIVTPFMNPVIYTFRNKKMKVAVRRIFVKS is encoded by the coding sequence ATGGATGGAGGAAATCACTCAGTGGTGTCTGAATTTTTGTTGCTGGGGCTCACCAGTTCTTGGGAAATTCAGgttctcctttttctgtttttcaccatATTTTATGTAGCGAGTATGCTGGGAAACCTTCTCATTGTGCTCACAATCATCTCAGACCATCATGTACACTCTCCAATGTACTTCTTGCTGGCAAATCTCTCCTTCATTGATACAGGTGTGTCCAGCATTGCAACTCCAAAGATGATTTATGACCTCTTCCGAAAACGCAAAGTCATCTCCTTAAATGGGTGCATCACTCAGATGTTTTTTATTCATGCTGTTGGTGGGACAGGGATGGTGCTGCTCATAGTCATGGCCTATGACAGAGACACTGCTATCTGTAAGCACCTCTACTACCTGACCGTCATGAGCCTCAGAATGTGCATTTCTCTTCTGGCTCTGGCTTGGACCATTGGGCTCATCCATTCTGTGGCCCAACTGGCTTTTGTTGTGAACTTATCCTTTTGTGGACCCAACCAAATGGATAGCTTTTATTGTGATTGTCCCCGCTTCATCAAACTTGCATGCATAGACACCTATAGACTGGAGTTTCTGGTCACTGCTAATAGTGGTTTGATCTCCATGGGCACCTTCTTCCTCTTGATTGTGTCTTATGTCTTCATTCTGGTCACAGTTCGTAAACACTCTTCAGGTGTTTCATCCAAGGCCCTCTCCATTCTCTCAGCTCACATCactgtggtggtttttttcttgGTCAGTGCATTATTGTCTATGTGGCCATTCCCTACCTTACCCATAGATCAATTTTTAGCTATCTTTGATGCCATTGTCACTCCTTTTATGAATCCTGTAATCTATACATttagaaacaagaaaatgaaggTGGCAGTGAGGAGAATCTTTGTTAAGTCTTAA